A single Triticum dicoccoides isolate Atlit2015 ecotype Zavitan chromosome 2A, WEW_v2.0, whole genome shotgun sequence DNA region contains:
- the LOC119359162 gene encoding E3 ubiquitin-protein ligase At3g02290-like, whose protein sequence is MGSILCCLRGPDDDDEAPGCCACLPWPARAYTRVAPVPPEASTGSGQEDPLNTFRPPPRPLPYDDPRFRHPTEKSILLGERSNADTGSTDDGDEKADGPSSLEAPPGGGKPGGTQVCVDCDEDDCPICLEEYDYENPKILLQCNHDFHLGCIYAWMERSQSCPVCTVVMMFKEDQ, encoded by the coding sequence ATGGGGTCCATCCTGTGCTGCCTGCGCGgccccgacgacgacgacgaggcgcCGGGTTGCTGCGCCTGCCTGCCATGGCCAGCCAGAGCGTACACACGGGTTGCGCCGGTTCCTCCCGAGGCCTCCACCGGCTCAGGCCAGGAGGATCCATTGAACACCTTCCGCCCCCCTCCTAGGCCTTTGCCTTACGATGATCCTCGGTTCAGGCATCCCACGGAGAAATCTATTCTGCTCGGAGAGAGAAGCAATGCTGACACCGGATCGACTGACGATGGTGATGAGAAGGCTGATGGACCGTCGTCCCTGGAAGCTCCGCCGGGAGGGGGGAAACCCGGGGGAACTCAAGTCTGTGTTGATTGTGACGAGGATGACTGCCCGATATGCCTCGAAGAGTATGACTACGAGAATCCGAAGATCCTGCTGCAATGCAACCATGATTTCCATCTTGGTTGCATCTACGCGTGGATGGAGAGAAGCCAGTCTTGCCCGGTGTGTACCGTGGTAATGATGTTCAAAGAGGACCAGTGA
- the LOC119353798 gene encoding protein FAR1-RELATED SEQUENCE 5-like produces the protein MMHMLVASDGGGGEMHPYAAVPAEQELELHRDNAADDSLDGHVRCLRCGISGNATPHMRRGPDGPRTLCNACGIAYRKGKMRRMIEAEPPIDEASLAKLVPEVDMEFESEEKAYEFYNKYAGHVGFSVRKSTSHKSSENITKVRTFVCSREGYNRDKKSLEAKKPRLDTRIGCPARLIIKVTPECKYRVTDFKAEHNHQLAPPSTMHMLRSQRILTELQSGEAELSDDSVVTPTTKATGDLVVRQVGFLRSISLLPADYKNYLRSKRTKAMQPGDGGAILKYLQTMQMDNPSFFYTMQIDEDDKLTNFFWADPKSREDFTYFNDVLCVDTTYKINGYGRPLALFLGVNHHRQTIIFGAAMLYDESFESYKWLFESFKIAMHGKEPAVALIDQSIQLSSAMAAAWPNTAQRVCAWHIYQNSVKHLNQVFQGSKTFAKDFSKCVFGYEEEEEFVFAWRSMLEKYDLRHNEWLSKLFEERERWALAYDRHIFCADIISSLQAESFSSILKKFLSPQLDLLSFFKHYERAVDEHRYAELQADFQASQSYPRIPPAKMLKQTSHTYTPVVFEIFRKEFELFMDSVLFTCGEAGTTSDYKVAPSEKPKEHFVRFNSSDNSCMCTCKKFEFMGISCCHMLKVLDYRNIKELPQIYLLKRWRRTAKSTDEDSQGHAANDNRSSLNVSVPSANHHGLQSINARIQDTSLSNMHENPFHRSS, from the exons ATGATGCACATGCTGGTGGCCTCGGATGGAGGCGGAGGGGAGATGCACCCGTACGCCGCCGTGCCGGCGGAGCAGGAGCTGGAGCTCCACCGCGACAACGCCGCCGACGACAGCCTCGACggccacgtccg GTGCCTGCGATGCGGTATATCGGGTAATGCGACACCCCATATGCGACGTGGCCCTGATGGCCCGAGAACTCTTTGCAACGCTTGTGGCATCGCTTACAGGAAG GGTAAAATGAGAAGAATGATAGAAGCTGAACCACCTATAGATGAGGCTTCACTTGCTAAGCTTGTTCCTGAGGTGGACATGGAATTTGAGAGTGAGGAAAAAGCATATGAATTCTACAATAAATATGCTGGGCATGTTGGCTTTAGTGTTCGAAAAAGCACGTCACATAAATCTTCTGAAAATATTACCAAAGTAAGGACTTTTGTATGCTCAAGAGAGGGTTACAACAGGGATAAAAAATCGTTGGAGGCAAAGAAACCAAGGTTGGATACAAGAATTGGCTGTCCAGCACGGCTGATTATTAAAGTCACACCAGAGTGTAAATACAGGGTCACTGATTTTAAAGCAGAGCACAATCATCAGCTGGCCCCTCCTTCGACGATGCATATGTTAAGGTCACAAAGGATATTAACAGAACTTCAGTCTGGGGAAGCAGAACTGTCAGATGATTCCGTAGTGACACCAACCACAAAAGCAACTGGTGATCTTGTTGTGAGACAAGTTGGTTTCCTTCGAAGTATTTCTCTCCTCCCAGCAGATTACAAGAATTATCTTCGGTCAAAGCGCACGAAGGCAATGCAACCTGGTGATGGTGGAGCCATATTAAAATATTTGCAGACCATGCAAATGGATAACCCCTCGTTCTTTTATACCATGCAGATTGATGAGGATGACAAACTAACCAACTTCTTTTGGGCAGACCCAAAATCTAGAGAGGACTTCACCTACTTCAATGATGTACTATGTGTAGACACAACTTACAAGATAAATGGATATGGCAGGCCATTGGCATTATTCCTTGGTGTGAATCATCACAGACAAACAATTATCTTTGGTGCAGCTATGCTTTATGATGAATCATTTGAGTCATATAAGTGGCTGTTTGAGAGTTTTAAGATAGCAATGCATGGAAAAGAACCAGCGGTAGCTTTAATAGATCAATCGATTCAGTTGAGTAGTGCAATGGCAGCTGCCTGGCCAAATACTGCTCAACGAGTTTGTGCTTGGCATATATATCAGAATTCTGTTAAGCACCTGAATCAAGTTTTCCAAGGCTCAAAGACATTTGCAAAGGATTTTAGCAAATGTGTCTTTGgctatgaggaagaggaagaattcgTGTTTGCTTGGAGAAGTATGCTAGAAAAGTATGATCTTAGACATAATGAGTGGCTGTCTAAACTGTTTGAAGAAAGGGAAAGATGGGCATTGGCATATGATAGGCATATATTTTGTGCTGACATAATAAGTTCCCTTCAAGCTGAGAGTTTTAGTAGCATTTTGAAGAAATTCTTGAGCCCTCAACTGGATCTGCTATCCTTCTTCAAACACTATGAAAGAGCAGTAGATGAGCATCGCTACGCTGAGCTCCAAGCTGACTTCCAAGCTAGTCAAAGTTATCCAAGAATACCCCCAGCCAAGATGTTAAAGCAAACTTCCCATACATACACACCAGTGGTGTTTGAGATCTTTCGTAAAGAGTTTGAACTGTTTATGGACTCTGTGTTATTCACTTGTGGAGAGGCCGGAACGACTTCTGACTACAAAGTTGCTCCTTCTGAAAAGCCCAAGGAACACTTTGTTAGATTCAACTCAAGTGATAACTCTTGTATGTGCACTTGTAAGAAGTTTGAGTTTATGGGTATTTCATGTTGTCACATGTTGAAGGTGCTTGATTACAGAAATATCAAGGAGTTGCCTCAAATATACCTGTTGAAGCGATGGAGAAGGACTGCCAAGTCTACAGATGAAGACAGCCAAGGCCATGCAGCAAACGATAACAGGTCATCATTAAATGTCTCTGTACCTTCTGCAAATCACCATGGGCTCCAAAGCATCAATGCAAGGATTCAA GACACATCGCTTTCCAATATGCATGAGAACCCATTTCATAGAAGCTCCTAA